The DNA region TCAAGGTGATTCCCTTTGTAAATCTTGAAATGGCTTCCGCCAAATCGAATTTCACCTGGTCGGCGTTCAATAAAGTGATCGCTATCGATAACGTAACTGGCAAGATCCGCAAATTGTTTGCGAGCTCGGTGAATTTGTATATTTAAATGGGAAACGTCGACACCAATTTCAGACGCTAGTTGTTCGGTATAAACCCAACCACAGCTGCTATCATCTAGGCCTTTATTCGCATCACTATGACGATAACGAGCCAGTAATAATGCTAAGTAATGGTGAGTTCGAATTTTTAAATCATACTGGTTATTTAAGAAATTAAACTGAAGTTCGACTTTTTCTTCATCAAGACTGACATTAAACTGAAAGGAAAGATCCGATATACAAGGTGCATTTTTATTGATCTCTTGAGTATTTTCAATCACGCGATTTTGACGAAATACCCATTGCACTTGATTAATTTTAATTCGCTCTTCATCACCCATTCGAATTGGTGGAGCATGATTGTCTTGACTGTATTCGACGAACCACTGGTGCAGGTTTCGGTCATGAAAAATAACAACTTCGGGGTTTGCCTCATTCGGCAATAGCATATAGTCATCGAGAGGAATTATTGAACTGTCTTGTAATTTCTTGAGGCCAGCTTCAGGGAGGCCCGCTGTAGGGAGGCTCGCTTCTGAGAGACCCATTTGTGAGTCGAGATTGTGATTGGCCGAGTTCGTATTTTCTGCCTGAAGAAAATCTTTAGGTGGATTTAAATCAATGACAGTAATCGATTCACCATCAACTCGACCAAAGTGAATGGTATCATTGGGTTTAAGAACGACCTCTTGAGCTGGTGGAAGTTTCTGCTGATTTAACCAGGTTCCATTGCTACTCAGATCACGCAACACCCAGTGGGGTTCTTGCCACTCTATGGTGGCATGAAGTTTTGAAATTTCTGGCGCTTTTAATAGAGTATCAACGGAATAGTAAAGTCGTCCGAACTGGTGGCATGCGAAAAGATAAATAAGAGTGTTATGATCATGATGCACCACCGTTGCCATGTTTATCTCATCCAGTGTTAAAATGTAATATTAAGTATATGATAGATAGAGTCTAATATTATTAATTATTCATATCAAATTAGCTAATGAAAGAATTAAAAAGGTCATTAATAATTAATTAAATTTATTCTCCACTCGAGATTGTCGAGGGGCATATGAAGTAGACTCGTTAACCGGTTTTCTTATTGAAATTTCCACATCTATTTTTTCCCAAGGATTTTTATGTTCTTTAACCAAAGCCATTCTGAATTACTCGAAGAGATTATGCGTTTGAGGCGCGATGTGCGCGGCCATCTATTTACCTCTGAACCGGTATCTGAAGAAGAAATAGAGCAGCTTTTGTATTGCGCCACACTGGCGCCATCGGTTGGTTTTTCGCAACCATGGAGCTTCGTCGTCGTACGCGACCTAGATACGCGCAAAAAAATCCATGCAAGTTTCTCTATTGAAAACAACAAAGCGGCATCGAAATTCACGGGAGACAAACAGGCGAAGTACCAACAATTAAAATTAGAAGGAATTCTCGAAGCACCCGTGAACCTCGCGGTCTTTTATCAACCCTCAAAGTTTCCTGTGCTCGGTCAGACCAGTATGGATAAAATGGGAGAGTACTCGGTCGTTTGCGCGATTCAAAATATGTGGTTAATGGCCAGAAGCATGAATCTTGGCATGGGGTGGGTGAGTATTCTCGATCCAGATGTGGTTAAACAAGCATTGGCGGTGCCGATTGACTTTCAACTGATCGGCTATTTGTGTATTGGCTATGTCAAAGAGTTTTATAGTAAACCTGAGTTAGAGCGCAAAAACTGGGCCGCTCGAAAATCAGCTGAGCAAATCATTCATTATGAAAGGTTCAAGGGTGGGTAATGGGTAAAACACCGCCTTAAACTATAAAAACTTTATTTTTTAAAAGTTTTTGTATCCATTTAGCTTAGACTCTCACTATAAGCTTATGAAGACTTGATTAAAGGAGAAGTAACATGAGTCGCAATGTAAGCGTATTGAAACAAGCCTCGAAATGGGCAACTGCTGCGGTATTATCGTGGTCAATGATTAGCGTGTCGGCGGAACAGAAGTCGAACACACCTGATTGGTATCTGAATTTTGATGTTGCTGGCTTGAGAAGCAGCGAAATCATGCAGCATAAAGCTGACGATCAAAAGAAAGCTGAGCAATTAATTGATTTATTGCTGGGAGAGGCTTCGGCTAAGAGTGTGCAAAGAGCCTATGCTTTTGGGTATGTCGAAGAACATAAGGTGCTGATTTTACAGGGTGCTTTTAAATCACATGCCAATGAGATCAAACAACGCTGGGAAGCACTAGGATTTGCTCAAGTCGAGGCGGCACCGGCGGGTATCTACAAAGTTGAAGCCAAAAAGGCCATCGAGCGATTTGCCAGCATGGCGAAGGCAAAAGGACTGGTCGACGGTGACTCAGATATACAAATTGATGATAAATCGAGCTCTGAAGGGCCAAAGTTTATCTACAGTACCATGTTAGGAGAGCAACATCTGGTATTTAGCGATGATTTAACACTGTTGCAGATGCAGCAGGCAGCGACCTTACCGAAGATGGATGGAAGCAGCATTTTTGAAGTGGTTGTCGATGTTAAAAAGGCGTTAGTGCATGGTGGGGTCAACATTGACGATTTGAATCAAGCTAACTACCAATTTGAATCCATTTCAGCGCAACAGTTGTCACAGGTATCGGTTTCTTATCAAGAAGAAGGGGAATACTCCAAGCTGCAATTGGGCTTAAAAGCGGATACTGAAGAAGTGGCGAATAATATTCGTTCGATTGCTCAAGGGATTATTGCTCTAAAGCGTTTAGGAACTCGTGATCCGGTGGTCTTAGATGTATTAAACAAT from Pleionea litopenaei includes:
- a CDS encoding FHA domain-containing protein, whose product is MATVVHHDHNTLIYLFACHQFGRLYYSVDTLLKAPEISKLHATIEWQEPHWVLRDLSSNGTWLNQQKLPPAQEVVLKPNDTIHFGRVDGESITVIDLNPPKDFLQAENTNSANHNLDSQMGLSEASLPTAGLPEAGLKKLQDSSIIPLDDYMLLPNEANPEVVIFHDRNLHQWFVEYSQDNHAPPIRMGDEERIKINQVQWVFRQNRVIENTQEINKNAPCISDLSFQFNVSLDEEKVELQFNFLNNQYDLKIRTHHYLALLLARYRHSDANKGLDDSSCGWVYTEQLASEIGVDVSHLNIQIHRARKQFADLASYVIDSDHFIERRPGEIRFGGSHFKIYKGNHLEINH
- the bluB gene encoding 5,6-dimethylbenzimidazole synthase, with the translated sequence MFFNQSHSELLEEIMRLRRDVRGHLFTSEPVSEEEIEQLLYCATLAPSVGFSQPWSFVVVRDLDTRKKIHASFSIENNKAASKFTGDKQAKYQQLKLEGILEAPVNLAVFYQPSKFPVLGQTSMDKMGEYSVVCAIQNMWLMARSMNLGMGWVSILDPDVVKQALAVPIDFQLIGYLCIGYVKEFYSKPELERKNWAARKSAEQIIHYERFKGG